One genomic window of Candidatus Hydrogenedentota bacterium includes the following:
- a CDS encoding Mur ligase family protein translates to MSGFGRAPRVHFSGIGGTAMVAGARLAVEAGWEVRGSDNPLYPPTLDMVAALGVPVAEGYRAENLDWNPDRVVIGNALSRGNPEVEAALDRKLHYTSLPEWLKDVVLRRRRPVAVCGTHGKTTTTALTACLLDRAGFNPGFLIGGQPLDFDHSARLGSEGAPFVIEGDEYDTAFFDKRAKFFHYLPEIAVVTSVEFDHGDIYRDLGEIERAFQWMLRQIPRGGWLLACADHPGAAALIPHAPCRTATYGFDKSADWRGEWDGTFHDGLAQVAVYRQGQPWAEMAIPLAGRHNLLNALAAVAVAGTLGAEPEAIIAAMPAFRGVRRRMEVFLESRGMIFVDDFAHHPTAIRETIAAARGRWPERRLRVLFEPRSNTTVTNRFQAELTEAFVQADEVWLGPIHRAERIADDERLNREALVAELKTRGIEAHCGEDAAQMAGEVLADGRAGDLVLIMSNGAFGGIYQKFRELTGDGS, encoded by the coding sequence TGGACATGGTCGCGGCGCTCGGCGTGCCCGTCGCGGAAGGGTACCGGGCGGAAAATCTGGATTGGAATCCCGATCGGGTGGTTATTGGCAATGCGCTGAGCCGGGGCAATCCGGAAGTCGAAGCGGCCCTGGATCGGAAACTGCATTATACAAGCCTGCCGGAGTGGTTGAAGGACGTGGTGCTTCGCCGACGCCGTCCCGTGGCGGTTTGCGGCACACACGGCAAGACGACGACCACCGCGTTGACGGCCTGCCTGCTTGATCGCGCCGGCTTCAATCCGGGATTTTTGATCGGCGGACAGCCGCTCGATTTCGATCATTCGGCCCGGCTCGGTTCGGAAGGGGCTCCGTTTGTTATCGAGGGCGACGAGTACGACACGGCTTTTTTCGACAAGCGTGCGAAGTTCTTCCATTATCTCCCTGAAATCGCGGTCGTGACTTCCGTTGAATTCGATCACGGCGACATCTACCGCGATCTCGGAGAAATCGAGCGCGCGTTTCAATGGATGCTGCGGCAGATTCCGCGCGGCGGGTGGCTGCTGGCCTGCGCGGATCATCCCGGCGCGGCGGCGTTGATTCCGCATGCCCCGTGCCGGACGGCCACGTACGGTTTCGATAAAAGCGCGGACTGGCGTGGCGAGTGGGACGGCACGTTCCATGACGGCCTCGCGCAGGTCGCGGTTTACCGCCAAGGGCAGCCATGGGCGGAAATGGCGATCCCGCTGGCGGGGCGGCACAATCTGCTGAACGCCTTGGCCGCCGTGGCCGTGGCCGGCACGCTCGGCGCGGAACCGGAAGCCATTATCGCGGCCATGCCGGCGTTTCGTGGCGTCCGCCGGCGCATGGAAGTCTTTCTCGAATCGCGCGGCATGATCTTCGTGGACGATTTTGCGCACCATCCCACGGCGATCCGCGAGACCATCGCCGCGGCGCGCGGCCGCTGGCCGGAGCGCCGCCTGCGCGTCCTGTTCGAACCGCGGTCGAATACGACCGTTACCAATCGTTTCCAAGCCGAGCTCACGGAAGCATTCGTGCAGGCGGACGAGGTGTGGCTTGGCCCCATCCATCGCGCCGAACGCATTGCGGACGACGAACGTCTCAATCGGGAAGCCCTTGTCGCCGAACTGAAAACACGCGGCATCGAAGCGCATTGCGGCGAAGACGCGGCCCAAATGGCCGGCGAAGTTCTTGCCGACGGTCGTGCCGGCGACCTTGTGCTCATCATGAGCAACGGGGCCTTCGGCGGCATATACCAAAAGTTTCGGGAGTTGACGGGAGACGGTTCGTGA